The following proteins come from a genomic window of Nicotiana tomentosiformis chromosome 12, ASM39032v3, whole genome shotgun sequence:
- the LOC138902375 gene encoding uncharacterized protein, with translation MKDLVTKKRSMNCETIKMTYQVSAMVHSMSPKLEDPGAFTISCTIGSADFAKALCDLGASINLMPYSMFKTLGIRKPRPTSMRLQMADRKMKRPLGIIDDVLVRVDKFILPADFVILDCEVDYEVPIIMGRPFLATGKTLVDVEAG, from the coding sequence atgaaggatttggtaacaaagaagagatcaatgaactgtgaaacgatcaaaatgacatatcaagtgagtgctatggtGCACTCCATGTctccaaagttggaagaccccggtgctttcacaatctcgtgcactattgggagtgccgatttcgccaaagctttatgtgatttgggggcaagcattaacttgatgccctattctaTGTTCAAAACATTGGGAAttaggaaaccaagacccacatccatgaggttgcaaatggcggatcggaAAATGAAAAGGCCATtagggataattgatgatgtgttagttagggtggacaagttcatccttcccgcagattttgtgatacttgactgtgaggttgactacgaggtgccaaTCATTATGGGGAGACCTTTTCTTGCTACAGGGAAGACattagttgatgtggaagctggatag